The genomic DNA CGCTGGGTCTGGTGTTGGTAAATCTACTTTACTCGGAATGATTGCGAAAAACGCAAAAGCTGACATTAATGTTATTAGTTTAGTAGGAGAACGTGGCCGAGAAGTAAAAGACTTTATTCGAAAAGAATTAGGTGAAGAAGGAATGCGAAAAAGCGTCGTTGTTGTAGCGACGTCAGATGAAAGTCACCTAATGCAACTTCGTGCAGCGAAACTCGCAACGTCTATTGCTGAATATTTCCGTGATCAAGGTAATAACGTACTACTTATGATGGACTCTGTTACTCGTTTTGCTGATGCGCGTAGAAGTGTTGATATTGCTGTTAAAGAGTTGCCAATCGGTGGTAAAACACTCTTAATGGAAAGTTATATGAAGAAGCTGTTAGAGCGCTCTGGGAAAACACAAAAGGGATCTATAACAGGTATATATACAGTACTCGTCGATGGAGACGATTTAAACGGCCCTGTACCAGATTTAGCGCGTGGTATTTTAGATGGACATATTGTATTAAAACGTGAGCTTGCAACACTTAGTCATTACCCTGCTATTTCAGTGTTAGACTCAGTGAGTAGGATTATGGAAGAAATCGTTTCGCCAACTCATTGGCAACTTGCAAATGAAATGAGAAAAATTTTATCTGTTTATAAAGAAAATGAATTGTATTTTAAATTAGGAACGATTCAAGAAAATGCAGAAAATGCTTATATTTTTGAATGTAAAAATAAAGTAGAAGGTATAAATACGTTTTTAAAACAAGGTCGATCTGATAGTTTCCAATTTGATGATATTGTTGAAGCGATTCACCATATAGTATAAGACCTCTGCCCAAGAGGTCTTATTTTTTTGTTTTTTAATATTTCACAGATTTTTTTGGAAAAAAACTATATAATAGAAAAAGAGAACGTTATAATAGGAAGGGGCTATGAAAACAGGTGGATAAGCAGCAGTACGACACGATAAAATTGCAAATAAATCAAGAAAAAGAACAGATTTTGAAAGAAGTGTATGAATTAACAGGTGAAAAAAGAAAAATAGAACAAAAAAAAGAATATGATTTATATGTAGTAAAATCGCGTAGTAAAGTCGTACAAACTGGGCAGCGTATAATGGCCGGTATGCTTTCGTCACATACGTTTTCACCTGAAAGAATAGAAGAATGGAATCGGAAAATTAAAAAAACGGAAGATTTTATTCGAAAAAATGAAAGCCTTTTAGAGCAAGTAAAAGAAAAAGAACGTGTCATTGATGAGATGTATCAAGAAGATTGTAAAAAGCTTGCTAAAGTACGAGAAAAGCAGGAAGAAAAAATGCTTCTTGATTTGAAAATGTGTATGAATGGATGAGGTGAATATAGTGATACAGTCTGTATTACCGGTGCAACAAAGTTTACCTCCGCAAAAAGAAAAAGGGCTAGAAGTACAATCAAAAAGTGAAGATTCTTCATTCGATCGTACGATGAGAATGGAAAATAAAAAGCAGCCGAAAACGGAGAAAATGAAACAAGAAGAAGCACCAAAAGAAGAAAAAAAAGAATATATTCTTTCTAAACAATCAGTAACGAAAGAAGAGCCAATTGTAAAGAAAGAAGAAAAAAAAGAGACAGAACAGTTACTATTAGCTGTATCTGAGCAAATGGTTGCAATTGAGCAATTACGTGTGCAACCGGAATTGTTATATCAATACATACAAAAAATACAAGAGCTATATAAAGAATATGGGAATATAAAACTTAACGAATTACCCGCCAATGAATTACAACAGTTGCAAGAGCTTCTTTCAAATATGAATATCAAAAATGCTATATGTTTAGAAGATACAATGCAAATGGCATTAGATAAAGTGAAGATGCCGGAACAATTGATGCAAGTATTGAAAGTCGTAGAAACAGAGACTTGTAATATTGCCAAGAAACAAGAAGAGTCTAAAGATGTAGATCTTCCGACAGCTGAGAGCGATGATGTAAAGATAGAGTTGCCGGAAGGTGATGTGTTAAACGATTCGAGTTCAACGGGTGCGGAGTTGCTAAATAAAGCAACGGGTACGGATCAAATAGGGAAATCAAATAGTGGCGCTGAGAAAGTTTCATTGCCTGATTTAGGAAAGAAAATGGAAGCGCAAGTAGAAGCATTGCAAAAATTTGTAGTGAAACAAGAGCGTGTTTTATTTCAGTTAAACCCAGAAAAACTTGGTACATTAACAGTGTTTATGAAAAAACATGGAGATCAAATTGATGTTCACGTAGAAATGGAAAAACATGATGCGAAAAAACGTGTTGAAATCATTTTTGATGAATTGAGACTGAAGTTAAAAGAAAAAGAAATCAATATTCAAATTAGCTATTCAGATAAAGATGAAAATCGAAAAGAACAGCGAGAACAAGAGCAAAGACAAAAGCAAAAATTAGCAAGTACGAAACATGAAAAACAACATTCAAAAGAATTTGCGGGATTATTGGAGGAATAAAGCGTGCCAACAGTTGGATTAAATACAACGAGTACAAATCATATTCCGTTACAAGCAGGAGCACAAACAAAAAACGCATCTGTTACTGGTGCACAGTCGACAGCTCAACAAGCAAACGGAGTATCAGCAAGTACTCAAAAAACACCCGGTATTATGGATAAAGATGATTTCCTGAAACTTTTCTTAGCAAGCTTTCAACATCAAGACCCGTTTAATGCGATGGATATGAACCAAATGATGAACCAAACAGCACAGCTATCGCTTATGGAGCAAGTACAGAATATGACGAAAGCAGTAGATAAACTGCAATCAACGATGTATTCGACGGCTCTTGATGGGGGGATGAAGTTTTTAGGAAAGTACGTTAGAGGTGTAAGCAATAATGGAAAGCAAGTGACTGGTCAAGTGGAAACAGTTCGACTTGCTGAAAATAACGATGTGCAACTTATTGTTGATAATCAAGTTGTCTCACTTCGTTTCATAGAAAGGGTTTCTGATAAACCGATAACAGAAACTAATCCGGAAGATGAGAAGAAAGATGATATAGAAAAAAATGAAGAGGTTAAACAAGATTAATAAAAGGAGTGTACAAAGGTT from Bacillus basilensis includes the following:
- the fliI gene encoding flagellar protein export ATPase FliI: MTRLLMNENQKWNTFIETPFYTKVGKVHSVQEQFFVAKGPKAKIGDVCLVGEHNVLCEVIAIEKENNMLLPFEQTEKVCYGDSVTLIAEDVVIPRGNHLLGKVLSANGEVLNEDAESIPLQKIKLDAPPIHAFEREEITDVFETGIKSIDSMLTIGIGQKIGIFAGSGVGKSTLLGMIAKNAKADINVISLVGERGREVKDFIRKELGEEGMRKSVVVVATSDESHLMQLRAAKLATSIAEYFRDQGNNVLLMMDSVTRFADARRSVDIAVKELPIGGKTLLMESYMKKLLERSGKTQKGSITGIYTVLVDGDDLNGPVPDLARGILDGHIVLKRELATLSHYPAISVLDSVSRIMEEIVSPTHWQLANEMRKILSVYKENELYFKLGTIQENAENAYIFECKNKVEGINTFLKQGRSDSFQFDDIVEAIHHIV
- a CDS encoding flagellar hook-length control protein FliK — encoded protein: MIQSVLPVQQSLPPQKEKGLEVQSKSEDSSFDRTMRMENKKQPKTEKMKQEEAPKEEKKEYILSKQSVTKEEPIVKKEEKKETEQLLLAVSEQMVAIEQLRVQPELLYQYIQKIQELYKEYGNIKLNELPANELQQLQELLSNMNIKNAICLEDTMQMALDKVKMPEQLMQVLKVVETETCNIAKKQEESKDVDLPTAESDDVKIELPEGDVLNDSSSTGAELLNKATGTDQIGKSNSGAEKVSLPDLGKKMEAQVEALQKFVVKQERVLFQLNPEKLGTLTVFMKKHGDQIDVHVEMEKHDAKKRVEIIFDELRLKLKEKEINIQISYSDKDENRKEQREQEQRQKQKLASTKHEKQHSKEFAGLLEE
- a CDS encoding flagellar hook assembly protein FlgD, which codes for MPTVGLNTTSTNHIPLQAGAQTKNASVTGAQSTAQQANGVSASTQKTPGIMDKDDFLKLFLASFQHQDPFNAMDMNQMMNQTAQLSLMEQVQNMTKAVDKLQSTMYSTALDGGMKFLGKYVRGVSNNGKQVTGQVETVRLAENNDVQLIVDNQVVSLRFIERVSDKPITETNPEDEKKDDIEKNEEVKQD